Proteins encoded within one genomic window of Chlorobaculum sp. MV4-Y:
- a CDS encoding cystathionine beta-synthase: MTNDIFDISDNTPLVLMKQLTRQKRARFMAKLEYMNPCFSHYCRVSGAIVRDAEERGAIHPGMTLVDWTFGSSGIALAMAAVSRGYKVLLAAPESICREKQEVLRALGAELVLTPSEALPGDLQSCVDVAENLVRTLPNAWFANMYQNPVSRQVHQDGTGPEIFRQTEGKVTHIFVPMASGAMISGIGRYFKSVNPEVQIIGVEPVGSVYGDLHGGKSQGCPSAFQLEDIGAVKPTSFWDPEVIDRIVQVSDADAFNCGRELLRAEVVFAGGASGAAMAAALREGESYGDDALVVVMMTDFGGYDLSRMYNDDWMRRQGFYRKAKTALDQITADDILQRKARKDLIFAQPEQTLAEVFETMKQNDVSQMPIVSFGAPIGSISENRILSILIENDSAMNAKVVAFMEKPFPVCQPDATISELSEKLQANASGVLISLSDGRLQLINKSDLIDVLTHK, encoded by the coding sequence ATGACCAACGACATTTTTGACATCTCGGACAACACTCCGCTGGTTCTCATGAAGCAGCTTACCCGGCAGAAGCGTGCACGGTTCATGGCGAAGCTCGAATACATGAACCCCTGCTTTTCGCACTATTGCCGGGTTTCGGGGGCCATCGTGCGTGATGCCGAGGAGCGTGGGGCGATTCATCCCGGCATGACGCTCGTGGACTGGACCTTTGGCAGCAGCGGCATTGCTCTGGCGATGGCCGCCGTCAGCCGGGGCTACAAAGTGTTGCTTGCCGCGCCGGAGAGCATCTGCCGCGAGAAGCAGGAGGTACTTCGGGCGCTGGGCGCGGAGCTGGTGCTCACCCCGTCCGAGGCGCTGCCCGGCGATCTGCAAAGCTGCGTCGATGTAGCCGAGAACCTCGTCCGCACGCTGCCAAACGCCTGGTTCGCCAACATGTACCAAAATCCGGTCAGCCGTCAGGTGCATCAGGATGGTACTGGGCCTGAGATCTTCCGGCAGACCGAGGGCAAGGTGACGCACATCTTCGTGCCTATGGCCTCCGGTGCGATGATCTCAGGGATCGGACGCTACTTCAAGTCGGTCAATCCGGAGGTTCAGATCATCGGCGTCGAGCCGGTGGGTTCGGTTTACGGCGATCTTCACGGCGGCAAAAGCCAGGGCTGTCCATCGGCGTTTCAGCTCGAAGATATTGGCGCGGTGAAGCCGACCTCCTTCTGGGACCCCGAGGTGATCGACCGGATCGTGCAGGTGAGCGATGCCGACGCCTTCAACTGCGGGCGTGAGCTGCTGCGTGCCGAAGTGGTCTTCGCGGGCGGAGCCTCCGGCGCGGCGATGGCCGCCGCTCTTCGCGAGGGCGAGTCGTACGGCGATGACGCGCTGGTGGTGGTGATGATGACCGATTTCGGCGGCTATGACCTGTCGCGCATGTACAACGACGACTGGATGCGGCGTCAGGGATTTTACCGCAAAGCCAAAACCGCGCTCGACCAGATCACGGCGGACGACATCCTCCAGCGCAAGGCCCGCAAAGACCTCATTTTCGCCCAGCCCGAGCAGACGCTTGCCGAGGTTTTCGAAACAATGAAGCAGAATGACGTCTCCCAGATGCCCATTGTTTCGTTCGGCGCCCCCATCGGCAGCATCAGTGAAAACAGGATTCTCTCCATTCTCATCGAGAACGATTCGGCCATGAACGCCAAGGTGGTTGCCTTCATGGAAAAGCCGTTCCCGGTCTGCCAGCCCGATGCAACCATTTCCGAGCTGTCGGAAAAATTACAGGCAAATGCATCCGGCGTGCTTATCAGCCTCAGCGATGGTCGCCTGCAACTGATTAACAAATCAGACCTTATCGACGTGCTGACTCACAAGTGA
- the alr gene encoding alanine racemase: MSASHEQNSAAAPNDPNLSEALISLGNLRHNLACIRAITGPQCRVMGIVKANAYGHGATKVTATLEEEGVRDFGVANIYEAIELRQEHLMLPDSRILAFASPLTRHIDLYLQHGVEMTICDHETARTAESIAAASGGRLRVQLKVDTGMGRLGVTPEEAAGLLELIEACPNLELTGIYTHFAENDKPEGFTARQLERFLQVTGAYEHRTGKTVTKHAANSGAIISMPDARLDMVRPGILLYGCHPADAAPSPVPVRPVMQFQSRVIFVKKVPAGTAVSYNRTWSAPEATRIATISAGYADGFHRALSNRTRVSIGGKSFPQVGTVTMDQTMIDLGSDRSVKVGDTAVLFGWDGPTAGEQAIAAGTISYELLCSVSRRVRRIFV; this comes from the coding sequence GTGAGCGCCAGTCACGAACAGAACTCCGCCGCCGCACCGAACGACCCTAACCTCTCGGAAGCGCTCATTTCACTCGGCAATCTCCGCCACAACCTCGCCTGCATCCGAGCCATCACCGGGCCGCAATGCCGTGTCATGGGCATCGTCAAGGCCAACGCTTATGGCCATGGTGCCACGAAGGTCACTGCGACGCTTGAAGAGGAGGGGGTGCGGGATTTCGGCGTAGCCAACATTTACGAAGCGATCGAGCTTCGTCAGGAGCACCTGATGCTGCCGGACTCGCGCATCCTCGCTTTCGCCTCGCCTCTCACCAGACATATCGATCTGTATCTGCAACACGGCGTGGAAATGACCATCTGCGACCACGAAACTGCCCGAACGGCCGAATCGATTGCCGCCGCGAGCGGTGGACGGCTCCGGGTACAGCTCAAGGTCGATACCGGTATGGGGCGGCTCGGCGTCACCCCCGAAGAAGCAGCGGGACTGCTGGAACTGATCGAGGCCTGCCCGAACCTTGAGCTGACCGGCATCTACACCCACTTCGCTGAAAACGACAAGCCTGAAGGATTCACGGCCCGGCAACTCGAACGTTTCCTGCAGGTAACCGGTGCTTACGAGCACCGAACGGGCAAAACCGTGACGAAGCACGCTGCAAACAGCGGAGCCATTATCTCGATGCCCGACGCACGGCTCGACATGGTGCGCCCCGGCATTCTGCTCTATGGCTGCCACCCGGCTGACGCCGCACCGTCGCCCGTGCCCGTCAGGCCGGTGATGCAGTTCCAGAGCCGGGTGATCTTCGTCAAAAAGGTACCCGCAGGCACGGCTGTCAGCTACAACCGCACGTGGAGCGCGCCTGAAGCAACACGAATCGCGACGATCTCCGCCGGATATGCCGACGGCTTCCACCGCGCGCTTTCCAACCGGACGCGGGTGAGCATCGGCGGAAAAAGCTTCCCACAAGTCGGCACGGTCACAATGGACCAGACAATGATCGATCTCGGTAGCGACCGCTCGGTCAAGGTCGGCGACACGGCGGTGCTCTTCGGCTGGGATGGCCCGACGGCTGGCGAACAGGCCATTGCCGCCGGAACGATCAGCTACGAACTGCTCTGCTCCGTCTCGCGCCGGGTGCGAAGGATTTTTGTGTGA
- a CDS encoding ComEA family DNA-binding protein has translation MKILDNLAVKLGVTRAEMTAVTLLTFFLLLGGALKYSGSVQDADKAIAKAETARYSEAEVDSLLALAMKPDDAVAAEPPGVAANDAEPEESATKSSARRTSKKQFSGTIVFRTASASQLQMIPGVGPVMAKRLIEFRKQNGGKVEHFNDFLKVKGVGKKKLELLQKHLTLN, from the coding sequence ATGAAAATTCTGGACAACCTCGCCGTGAAACTCGGCGTCACCAGGGCGGAGATGACCGCCGTCACGCTGCTCACCTTTTTCCTGCTGCTCGGCGGAGCGCTGAAGTACAGCGGCTCGGTGCAGGATGCCGACAAGGCGATCGCGAAAGCCGAAACGGCCCGCTACTCCGAAGCCGAGGTGGACAGCCTGCTCGCGCTGGCCATGAAGCCCGACGATGCGGTGGCCGCCGAACCGCCCGGCGTTGCCGCGAACGACGCGGAGCCGGAAGAGTCCGCGACAAAATCGTCGGCAAGGCGTACATCGAAAAAACAGTTTTCCGGAACTATCGTCTTCCGCACGGCGTCGGCCTCACAACTCCAGATGATCCCAGGCGTTGGCCCGGTGATGGCCAAGCGCCTTATCGAGTTCCGAAAACAGAATGGGGGAAAAGTCGAACATTTTAACGATTTTCTGAAAGTCAAAGGAGTCGGAAAGAAGAAGCTCGAACTCCTCCAAAAGCATCTTACCCTCAACTGA
- a CDS encoding aspartate-semialdehyde dehydrogenase, which produces MSSEAGYRVAVLGATGLVGRTMIKVLEERNFPVSELVPLASPRSRGEVITFNGREFVTEVPSAEIFQGVDIALFSAGASASKEWAPVAAEAGAIVIDNSSAFRMDEGIPLVVPEVNPESIFDREGKAASIIANPNCSTIQMVVALKPLYDAYGIRRVVVSTYQSVTGKGKAGRDALESELAGNIPDEFTHFHQIAFNAVPQIDAFTENGYTKEEMKMVNETKKIMDDDTIQVSPTTVRIPVYGGHGESLNVELKSDFDIDEVRALLAGSPGIVMQDDPSARLYPMPMTAYERDEVFVGRLRPDYWHPRTLNLWIVADNLRKGAATNAVQIAELLVGNL; this is translated from the coding sequence ATGAGCAGTGAAGCAGGCTATCGAGTAGCCGTCCTTGGCGCAACCGGCCTGGTTGGCAGAACCATGATCAAGGTGCTCGAAGAGCGCAATTTTCCGGTCAGCGAGCTGGTGCCGCTCGCCTCGCCGCGCAGCCGGGGCGAAGTGATCACCTTCAATGGGCGCGAATTCGTCACCGAAGTGCCGTCGGCGGAGATTTTCCAGGGCGTTGACATTGCACTCTTTTCGGCGGGCGCATCGGCCAGCAAGGAGTGGGCACCCGTGGCCGCCGAGGCAGGCGCGATCGTGATCGACAACTCCTCGGCCTTCCGCATGGACGAGGGCATTCCGCTCGTCGTGCCGGAGGTCAATCCCGAATCGATCTTTGACCGTGAAGGCAAGGCGGCCTCGATCATCGCCAATCCCAACTGCTCGACCATCCAGATGGTGGTGGCGCTCAAGCCGCTCTACGACGCCTATGGCATCAGGCGCGTGGTGGTTTCGACCTACCAGTCGGTGACCGGTAAAGGCAAGGCCGGGCGCGACGCGCTCGAAAGCGAGCTGGCGGGCAACATCCCCGACGAGTTCACCCACTTTCACCAGATCGCCTTCAACGCCGTGCCGCAGATCGACGCCTTCACCGAGAACGGTTACACGAAGGAGGAGATGAAGATGGTCAACGAGACCAAGAAGATCATGGACGACGACACCATCCAGGTCTCGCCGACCACCGTGCGCATTCCGGTTTACGGCGGCCACGGCGAATCGCTGAACGTCGAGCTGAAGAGCGACTTCGACATCGACGAGGTGCGCGCCTTGCTCGCTGGCTCGCCGGGCATCGTTATGCAGGACGACCCTTCGGCCCGCCTCTATCCGATGCCGATGACCGCCTACGAGCGTGACGAGGTGTTCGTGGGCCGCCTGCGCCCGGACTACTGGCACCCGCGCACGCTGAACCTCTGGATCGTCGCCGACAACCTCCGCAAAGGCGCCGCCACCAACGCCGTGCAGATCGCCGAGCTGCTGGTGGGGAATCTGTGA
- the dusB gene encoding tRNA dihydrouridine synthase DusB, whose amino-acid sequence MRIGQIDIDRPVILAPMEDVTDRAFRQLCKQHGADIVYTEFISAEALRRGAEKSIRKLTVDAHERPVAVQIFGSTVESMVEAAAIAETYEPDYLDINFGCPVKKVAGRGAGAALLKEPEKLSEIASAVVNAVSLPVTAKTRIGWDHDSINITDTVRRLEDAGIQAVAVHGRTRSDMYKGRADWGRIAKAKQACSIPLIANGDVWSADDAVAMFAETGADGIMIGRASIGNPFIFAQAKSLVKEGVHLPAPSYRDRIEAAREHLRLSLEYKGEKHGVLEMRRHYSTYLKGLPGVSKVRNLLVREPDPAVIVELLREFEATCEALDREGLLKEGGENLNDHSPRLILNY is encoded by the coding sequence ATGCGCATCGGACAGATCGACATCGACCGTCCCGTTATCCTCGCGCCCATGGAGGATGTGACCGACCGGGCCTTCCGGCAGCTCTGCAAGCAGCACGGGGCGGACATCGTCTACACCGAATTCATCAGTGCCGAAGCGCTCCGGCGCGGCGCGGAGAAGTCGATCCGCAAGCTCACCGTGGACGCCCACGAACGGCCGGTCGCGGTGCAGATTTTCGGCAGCACGGTCGAGTCGATGGTTGAGGCGGCGGCGATTGCCGAAACCTACGAGCCGGACTATCTCGACATCAACTTTGGTTGCCCGGTGAAAAAGGTGGCCGGGCGCGGCGCGGGCGCGGCCTTGCTGAAGGAGCCGGAGAAGCTTTCGGAGATCGCTTCGGCGGTGGTCAATGCCGTCAGCCTGCCGGTGACAGCGAAAACGCGCATCGGGTGGGATCACGACTCGATCAATATCACCGACACCGTTAGGCGGCTCGAAGATGCTGGCATCCAGGCGGTCGCGGTGCACGGGCGCACGCGCAGCGACATGTACAAGGGGCGGGCCGACTGGGGGCGTATCGCCAAAGCGAAGCAGGCGTGCTCGATTCCGCTGATCGCCAACGGCGACGTCTGGAGCGCGGACGACGCCGTGGCGATGTTCGCCGAAACCGGCGCGGACGGCATCATGATCGGGCGCGCTTCGATCGGCAATCCCTTCATCTTCGCGCAGGCGAAAAGTCTGGTCAAAGAGGGCGTGCATCTTCCAGCTCCGTCATACCGCGACCGTATCGAAGCCGCGCGCGAGCATTTACGCCTGTCGCTGGAGTACAAGGGCGAGAAACATGGCGTGCTCGAAATGCGTCGGCACTATTCCACGTATCTTAAAGGACTTCCCGGTGTCTCGAAAGTTCGCAACCTGCTGGTGCGCGAACCCGATCCGGCGGTGATCGTCGAGCTGCTCCGCGAGTTCGAGGCAACGTGCGAAGCGCTTGACCGCGAGGGGCTGCTGAAGGAGGGAGGTGAAAATTTGAACGATCATTCGCCCAGACTGATTCTGAATTACTAA
- the recA gene encoding recombinase RecA, with amino-acid sequence MEKETTPQQQPTAVDPARLKQLNLAIETLEKQFGKGAIMRLGDDSAIMHVQVISTGSMALDYALGVGGFPRGRVTEIYGPESSGKTTLALHAIAEAQKAGGIAALVDAEHAFDPTYARKLGVDINALLVSQPESGEQALSIVETLVRSGAVDIIVIDSVAALVPQAELEGEMGDSVVGLQARLMSQALRKLTGAISKSSSVCIFINQLRDKIGVMYGSPETTTGGKALKFYSSVRLDIRKIAQIKDGEELVGNRTKVKVVKNKVAPPFKTAEFDILYGEGISVLGELIDLAVEFGIIKKSGAWFSYGTEKLGQGRENVKKLLKEDETLRNTIRQQVRDTLTGMPTA; translated from the coding sequence ATGGAAAAAGAGACAACACCGCAGCAACAGCCGACGGCCGTCGATCCGGCCAGGCTCAAACAGCTTAATCTCGCGATAGAGACACTCGAGAAGCAGTTCGGGAAAGGTGCAATCATGCGTCTTGGCGACGACTCGGCCATCATGCACGTGCAGGTGATTTCCACCGGTTCGATGGCGCTCGACTATGCGCTAGGCGTTGGCGGATTTCCGCGAGGCCGCGTGACCGAAATCTATGGCCCGGAATCCTCCGGCAAGACCACGCTCGCCCTGCATGCCATTGCCGAAGCGCAGAAAGCAGGTGGTATCGCGGCGCTGGTCGATGCGGAGCACGCTTTCGATCCGACCTACGCCCGCAAGCTCGGCGTCGATATCAATGCCCTGCTGGTCAGTCAGCCCGAGTCGGGTGAGCAGGCGCTTTCCATCGTCGAGACGCTCGTGCGCAGCGGTGCGGTTGACATCATCGTTATCGACTCGGTAGCGGCGCTTGTGCCGCAGGCCGAACTCGAAGGCGAGATGGGTGACAGCGTCGTCGGACTTCAGGCCCGCCTCATGAGCCAGGCACTGCGCAAGCTGACCGGGGCGATCTCAAAGTCGAGCAGCGTCTGCATCTTCATCAATCAGCTACGCGACAAGATCGGCGTGATGTACGGCAGCCCCGAGACCACCACTGGAGGCAAGGCGCTGAAGTTCTACTCATCAGTCCGGCTCGACATCCGCAAGATTGCGCAGATCAAGGATGGCGAAGAGTTGGTTGGCAACCGTACCAAGGTCAAGGTGGTCAAGAACAAGGTCGCTCCGCCCTTCAAGACTGCCGAGTTCGACATTCTCTATGGTGAAGGCATCTCGGTGCTGGGTGAGCTCATCGATCTGGCTGTCGAGTTCGGCATCATCAAGAAATCAGGTGCGTGGTTCAGTTATGGCACTGAAAAGCTCGGTCAGGGGCGCGAGAATGTCAAGAAGCTGCTGAAGGAGGACGAGACGCTGCGCAACACGATTCGCCAGCAGGTTCGCGATACGCTTACCGGAATGCCAACCGCATAA
- a CDS encoding SDR family oxidoreductase — protein MSSIPILITGATGYIGARLLVDMIARLGDSVRCRVTVREGSDASFLRNLPVEIVRADMHDPVAVNEAVKGAEVVFHCAGLIAYTRNFRNRLYDTNVLGTRHVVDACLEAGVKRLVVTSSIAAVGSSDKDDGAPESNEQTVFTEWQRHNVYMESKHLAELECRRGVAEGLDVVMVNPGVVIGKSLEQGMPGSSSNEVLRMIYEGRLPLCPDGATGFVDVRDVADAHIAAWQKGKAGERYIIVGENLSFRELFERIAAMPGSRSGKPYKVGGVAGMAAGAGGELWSLLTQRPSFISIESLRQAAHSSRYSNQRSVHELGMSYRPFEETLRSAIMQ, from the coding sequence ATGTCAAGTATACCGATTCTCATCACCGGTGCAACCGGCTACATAGGGGCGCGGCTTCTCGTCGATATGATCGCACGGCTCGGCGACTCTGTCCGCTGCCGGGTTACCGTTCGGGAGGGATCGGACGCATCGTTTCTCCGCAATTTACCGGTCGAGATCGTCCGGGCTGACATGCACGATCCGGTCGCTGTCAACGAGGCGGTCAAAGGCGCGGAGGTAGTTTTCCACTGCGCAGGCCTGATTGCCTACACCAGAAATTTCCGCAACCGGCTGTACGATACCAACGTACTCGGCACCCGCCACGTTGTCGATGCCTGTCTGGAGGCGGGCGTGAAGCGGCTGGTCGTCACCAGCTCGATTGCCGCTGTCGGTTCGTCAGACAAAGACGACGGCGCTCCGGAGTCCAACGAGCAGACCGTCTTCACCGAGTGGCAGCGTCACAACGTGTACATGGAGTCCAAGCACCTGGCCGAGCTCGAATGCCGCCGCGGCGTGGCCGAAGGGCTCGATGTGGTGATGGTCAATCCCGGCGTGGTGATTGGCAAGAGTCTCGAACAGGGAATGCCCGGCAGCAGTTCCAACGAGGTGCTCCGGATGATCTACGAGGGCCGCCTCCCGCTCTGCCCCGACGGCGCGACAGGATTTGTCGATGTGCGTGACGTGGCCGACGCCCATATTGCCGCATGGCAGAAGGGAAAAGCGGGGGAGCGCTATATCATCGTTGGCGAGAATCTCTCGTTCCGCGAGCTGTTCGAGCGGATCGCCGCGATGCCCGGCAGCCGGAGCGGTAAACCGTACAAGGTCGGCGGAGTGGCCGGAATGGCGGCTGGAGCCGGGGGTGAACTCTGGTCGCTCCTGACGCAGCGTCCGTCGTTCATCAGCATCGAGAGTCTCAGGCAGGCCGCGCATTCGTCCCGCTACAGCAACCAGCGTTCGGTGCACGAGCTTGGCATGTCGTACCGCCCATTCGAGGAGACGCTTCGAAGCGCCATTATGCAGTAA
- a CDS encoding M16 family metallopeptidase — MRKNIVSPSIGNATPPAERLSTGIVETGTLPNGLHIVSNQVPWIHSVTLGLWINAGSREDPEGFEGMAHFIEHALFKGTQKRDYVEIARSIEETGGYIDAWTTKEQTCLCVRCLREHLHLAFDLLADLCCNPVFPPDEIEKEKEVVLEEIASVNDTPEELIFEDFDRRTFPRHPLGTAILGTEESVERLTDEQIRDFMHRHYVPSKMLVTAIGNIDHDEVTGLADLFLGHLKDSPHEDSARRLFDLSAYKPFTKTLKKSVFQSQILLGAIFPRDDRHFWGLMVLNAMLSSGMSSILNLELREKRGLVYQAYSSVSFYDEVTEFNVYAGTDKGKTSKTLDTMGELLTGNVLKEPDPSELVAAKAKMLGSMILGMEKMTRRMSHIAQDMFYFGRYLSPSEKAGMIEGVTAEEVALAAAALGIPEQLSTLVYKPGGR; from the coding sequence GTGAGAAAAAATATCGTATCGCCCTCTATCGGCAACGCCACGCCCCCTGCAGAACGCCTCTCGACCGGCATTGTTGAAACTGGAACCCTGCCCAACGGCCTGCACATCGTCAGCAATCAGGTGCCCTGGATTCACAGCGTCACGCTCGGCTTGTGGATCAACGCCGGTTCGCGCGAAGATCCCGAGGGATTCGAGGGTATGGCCCATTTCATCGAACACGCACTTTTCAAAGGCACGCAAAAGCGTGACTACGTCGAGATTGCCCGCAGCATCGAAGAGACCGGTGGCTATATCGACGCCTGGACAACCAAGGAGCAGACCTGCCTCTGCGTCAGGTGCCTCCGGGAGCATCTGCATCTTGCTTTCGATCTGCTCGCCGATCTCTGCTGCAATCCGGTTTTTCCGCCCGACGAGATCGAGAAGGAAAAAGAGGTGGTGCTCGAAGAGATCGCCAGCGTGAACGACACCCCGGAAGAGCTGATCTTCGAGGATTTCGACCGCCGCACCTTTCCCCGGCATCCTCTCGGCACAGCGATCCTCGGCACCGAAGAGAGCGTCGAAAGGCTCACCGACGAGCAGATAAGAGACTTCATGCACCGCCACTACGTGCCGTCGAAGATGCTCGTCACCGCCATCGGCAACATCGATCACGATGAAGTGACCGGGCTGGCGGACTTGTTTTTGGGCCACCTGAAGGACTCGCCGCACGAAGATTCAGCGCGGCGGCTGTTCGATCTGTCAGCATACAAGCCATTTACAAAAACGCTGAAAAAAAGTGTCTTCCAGTCACAGATTCTACTCGGCGCGATCTTTCCGCGAGATGACCGGCACTTCTGGGGCCTCATGGTGCTGAACGCCATGCTGTCGAGCGGCATGAGTTCGATCCTGAACCTCGAACTGCGCGAGAAGCGCGGACTGGTCTATCAGGCCTACTCTTCGGTCTCTTTCTACGACGAGGTCACTGAATTCAATGTTTATGCGGGCACCGACAAGGGCAAAACCTCGAAAACCCTTGACACCATGGGCGAGCTTCTGACTGGTAACGTATTGAAAGAACCCGATCCGTCTGAACTCGTTGCGGCCAAGGCGAAGATGCTCGGTTCGATGATTCTCGGCATGGAAAAGATGACCCGGCGCATGTCGCACATAGCGCAGGATATGTTCTATTTCGGGCGATACCTTTCCCCTTCCGAAAAGGCCGGAATGATCGAAGGGGTAACGGCTGAAGAGGTGGCGCTGGCTGCCGCCGCACTCGGCATTCCCGAGCAGCTCTCGACTCTGGTCTACAAGCCCGGCGGCAGGTAA
- the tig gene encoding trigger factor — MQKNITNVSEIAQELEIILTAEEYQPEYDQQLEEARKSVRIKGFRQGHVPAGMLKRIIGPSIEAEVAEKMASKHFAAIAEEEKINPASRAQIESYNYEDGKLTIKISYEIHPEFELKDFSDYTFTQAEYTVSDEDVDREIKLILRGHGTMVTSEEAAAEGDTVIGDVTKLDAEGAPIEGSKNENHHFNLEYLPADNPFRMALEGKKAGDVADVTIEPKEEGSEANRFRIEIKEVKHLELPELDDELVKEISQQRFEKVEDFRNDVRLQLQAHFSDKSEHDLLEAISSKLIEEHPVPTPSAMVAQFQNMLLENAKRQVGGQFPKGLDEREFFNTMKPNAEKHARWLLVSQKIAKENNLEVTDEDIKAFAEKEAEKEPSLTVDQRLNTYMSSEFKDYIIDTILKEKIYDVIKSKVTITKEATPVPVHN, encoded by the coding sequence TTGCAAAAGAATATCACGAATGTCAGCGAAATCGCGCAGGAACTTGAAATTATTCTGACTGCTGAAGAGTACCAGCCCGAATATGACCAGCAGCTCGAAGAAGCGCGCAAGTCCGTCAGAATCAAAGGGTTCAGGCAGGGGCACGTGCCCGCGGGTATGCTCAAGCGCATTATCGGCCCCTCCATCGAGGCCGAGGTTGCCGAGAAGATGGCCTCGAAGCATTTCGCCGCCATCGCCGAGGAGGAGAAGATCAACCCCGCCAGCCGCGCCCAGATCGAGAGCTACAACTACGAGGATGGCAAACTGACCATCAAAATTTCCTACGAAATCCACCCCGAATTCGAGTTAAAGGATTTCAGCGACTACACCTTCACACAGGCCGAATACACCGTCTCCGACGAGGATGTCGATCGTGAAATCAAACTGATCCTTCGCGGCCACGGCACCATGGTGACCAGCGAAGAGGCTGCCGCCGAGGGCGACACGGTCATCGGCGACGTCACCAAGCTTGATGCCGAAGGCGCTCCCATCGAAGGCTCGAAGAACGAAAACCACCACTTCAACCTCGAATACCTCCCGGCTGACAACCCGTTCCGCATGGCCCTCGAAGGCAAAAAGGCTGGCGATGTGGCCGATGTCACCATCGAGCCAAAGGAAGAGGGCAGCGAAGCGAACCGCTTCCGCATCGAAATCAAAGAGGTCAAACACCTCGAACTGCCCGAACTGGACGACGAATTGGTCAAAGAAATCAGCCAGCAGCGCTTCGAGAAGGTCGAGGACTTCAGAAACGACGTCCGTTTGCAGCTCCAGGCCCATTTCTCGGATAAATCCGAGCATGATCTGCTTGAAGCCATTTCGTCAAAGCTCATCGAAGAGCATCCGGTGCCGACGCCGAGCGCCATGGTGGCCCAGTTCCAGAATATGCTGCTCGAAAACGCCAAGCGCCAGGTTGGCGGCCAGTTCCCCAAAGGCCTTGACGAGAGAGAGTTCTTCAACACGATGAAGCCGAATGCTGAAAAGCACGCCCGCTGGCTCCTGGTCAGCCAGAAGATCGCCAAAGAGAACAATCTTGAGGTGACTGACGAGGATATCAAGGCATTTGCCGAAAAAGAGGCAGAAAAGGAACCGTCACTGACCGTGGATCAGCGTCTCAACACCTACATGTCCTCCGAGTTCAAGGACTACATCATCGACACGATCCTGAAAGAGAAAATCTACGATGTGATCAAATCGAAGGTGACCATCACCAAAGAGGCCACGCCGGTTCCGGTGCACAACTGA
- the acpS gene encoding holo-ACP synthase, which translates to MEIGVDIVEIARIRSSYDRFGEAFMKKILTSAEMAQCLSKPDPVVSLAGRFAAKEAVSKALGTGIAKGLTWHSIEVLNDERGKPRVSVHEPAFSGRVSISISHDRHSAVAMALFEPR; encoded by the coding sequence ATGGAGATCGGGGTTGACATCGTCGAGATAGCTCGTATCCGTTCGAGTTATGACCGTTTCGGCGAGGCCTTCATGAAGAAAATTCTGACCTCAGCCGAGATGGCCCAGTGCCTTTCCAAACCCGATCCCGTGGTGAGCCTTGCTGGACGGTTCGCTGCCAAGGAGGCTGTTTCGAAAGCCCTTGGTACCGGCATCGCCAAAGGACTGACCTGGCACTCCATCGAGGTGTTGAACGACGAGAGGGGCAAGCCCCGCGTGAGCGTTCACGAGCCCGCCTTTTCCGGTAGAGTCAGTATTTCAATTTCCCATGACCGCCACTCCGCAGTGGCGATGGCGCTCTTTGAGCCGCGCTGA
- the folB gene encoding dihydroneopterin aldolase gives MLISRHTTMKLHHRSCVRLVNAVFYARHGVHEEERRLGGRYEVDAELFFDSTEATATDDLSKTIDYGQAYTIISEVMIAGEPAALIETLAARAAARLIEELALAEKVTVKVRKRALPLGGLCDYAEAEHVIERL, from the coding sequence ATGCTGATCTCTCGCCACACGACCATGAAGCTTCATCATCGTTCCTGTGTCAGGCTTGTCAACGCCGTTTTTTACGCCCGGCACGGTGTCCACGAAGAGGAACGCCGTCTCGGCGGACGGTATGAGGTCGATGCCGAACTTTTTTTTGACAGCACTGAGGCCACAGCTACCGATGATCTCTCGAAAACCATCGATTACGGGCAGGCATATACCATCATCAGCGAGGTTATGATTGCTGGAGAACCGGCGGCACTCATCGAGACGCTGGCCGCAAGAGCCGCGGCAAGACTGATTGAGGAGCTAGCCCTCGCGGAGAAAGTCACGGTGAAGGTGCGCAAGCGAGCTTTACCCCTTGGCGGGCTGTGTGATTACGCTGAAGCTGAACATGTCATTGAAAGGCTCTAA